The DNA sequence CGCTGACCTTCGGCCTGTTCCATGGTTTCGGTCTGGCCACCAAGATCCAGGAGTACGAAATCTCGCCTGATGGCCTGATCCCGAACCTGATCGCCTTCAACGTCGGCGTCGAGATTGGCCAGTTGCTGGCCCTCAGCGCGATTCTCATTCTGATGGGGTATTGGCGGCGCACTGGTAGCTTCTGGCGCCACGCCTATGCGGCCAACGTCGCCATGATGAGTGCCGGTTTCCTGCTGATGGGTTACCAGCTGACCGGCCTGTTTGTCTCTGCCTAAGGAATTCTGACCATGTTCAATACTCCACTGCCAACCGTTAATGAGTTGCCCAGCAGCCGCCAGTTGCTACGTTCGACAGCCATCGCACTGGTCACCGCCGTCGGCCTTTTGGTGACTGTCGTCATGCCATCGGAATACGCCATCGATCCAACAGGTGTGGGACGTGCTTTGGGTCTGACGCAAATGGGCGAACTGAAAATCACCCTCGCGCAAGAAGCCCTGGCGGACGCCGCGCCGCCCCAGCCAGTCGCCGTCGCACCGGCTCCGCAGATCGCGCAAGCTCAGCCAATTGCGAAGCCGGCAGCAGAACCAGTGGTCGTGCCTGATTCGGCCTTGAAGACGAATAATATGACCGTCACGCTCAAGCCGGGTGAAGGGACAGAGATCAAGCTGGAAATGGTGAAGAACGCCACCGTCAGTTATGAGTGGACAACCGCCGGAGGTCCAGTGAATTACGACACCCATGGCGAGCCGTACAACGCTGAGAAAGGTTACTTCCACAGCTACAGCAAAGGTAAGCAGGTCAAAGGCGACAAAGGCGAGTTCACCGCCATTTTCGACGGTACCCATGGCTGGTTCTGGCGTAACCGTAGCAACACCAGTGTGACCATATCACTGAAAACGACCGGTAATTACTTGAGCGTTAAGCAGTAATCCAAGGACGACCGTTCTCCCGCTGAAAGGCGGGAGAACGACCTGCTCAGAGATGTTTAACTTCATCATTTTTTGGAAAGACTTCCCCATGAAAACATCAGCAACTTTGTTCCGTACGATGCTCTTGATCTGCTTCTTGGGTCTGATGACTGCATGCAGTGGTGGCGAGAAAGAAACAACTTCCGAGAGCGTCGGGCACGGGCACTCGCACGAGTGACGCCATGAAAAACAAGGCCGTAAGTGTCAGAGTGCCAGCGTTTTTCAGCGATTGGAACGCCTGCTGGAACTTCTGGATTTCTAAATATCATCAGAAAGATCAAAATCTTACAGAGCTGTAATGTTTACCTAAGGTTTCTGACAGGGGACGAGTCTTAAAGTTATATCGAGCCTTGAGCTCACTCCCCCGAGAATCATCTCTTGATGTGGATTCAACGGGTTAACCAAATCTCATTCGAGGATACCCCAATGAAATCCATGAAAGCACTGATGGTCGTTGCCGCATTAACCGTCTCTTTTCTGGCTATGGCCGAAGGCGGTGGTGACCGGACATTCGCTCGTATGGATGCAGCAAAGAAGAACACAGTGGATGCGTACCAAATTACCCAAAAGTGAGACAATCAAGCTCCTCTAGCCAAGAGCAATGCCAAAGCTGTCGACCAAGCCACGTACTGAGCGTCTTGATGAGATCCCAAGCTGACAGAAATGTAATCACTTCGGTGGTTAAAGTGTGGCAATTTCTCAGCTCGCCTGCCGTATGAATTTTGTCATTTGCGGCGGCGGGCAAGGCTCATCGGGATTCGCGACGAACTCCTGAGTGAACGCCCACCAGCCGGTAAGCACAACGCTCAGTGTGTTTCGCGCGGTTTCCCTTTTGACTGATTGGACATAAACGGCATGCATTCCAAAACCTCTAGGCGGACCTTCGTGAAAGGCCTCGCCGCTGGTGGCATTCTCGGCGGCCTTGGTCTGTGGCGCACGCCTGTATGGGCCGTGACCAGCCCTGGTCTGCCGAGCGTACTGACCGGCAATGAATTTGACCTGTTCATTGGCGAAACCCCAGTGAACATCACCGGTTCGCCGCGTACAGCCATGAC is a window from the Pseudomonas sp. LS1212 genome containing:
- a CDS encoding transmembrane anchor protein, with protein sequence MFNTPLPTVNELPSSRQLLRSTAIALVTAVGLLVTVVMPSEYAIDPTGVGRALGLTQMGELKITLAQEALADAAPPQPVAVAPAPQIAQAQPIAKPAAEPVVVPDSALKTNNMTVTLKPGEGTEIKLEMVKNATVSYEWTTAGGPVNYDTHGEPYNAEKGYFHSYSKGKQVKGDKGEFTAIFDGTHGWFWRNRSNTSVTISLKTTGNYLSVKQ